Genomic window (Rosa chinensis cultivar Old Blush chromosome 6, RchiOBHm-V2, whole genome shotgun sequence):
CTGCTGAAACAATGTTACTGGCATGTGCATTGAAACCACCAAGGGCACCAGCAATTGCAGAACCAGTTAGGTTCTTGAGCATGTTAAGCTCCACCAAGGCCGCCACATTGGTCTTCAACACCTTCGTCACTATGTCTCCCTTGATAACAGCCTCGCAAACCACAGATTTGCCACGGCCTTCAATCCAGTTAACAGCAGCAGGCTTTTTGTCTGAGCAGTAGTTACCAGAAATGCCAATGACATCCATGTCAGGGAAGTCATTCTGGAGGAAATCGAGAACGTTTTGAACACCTTTAGAGACCATGTTCATCCCCATAGCATCACCAGTGCTGCAGCAGAATCTCATGTACAGGTTCTTCCCAGCAACAGCACACTTGacggtctgaagtctaccaaatCTGCTTGATTTGTTGAAAACCATAGAGATGGTTTCGTAATTGTCGGGATCTTCCATGAAGAACTTCAACTCAGCAGCCCTTTTAGCAGAGTTGAATCTAACAACAGGTGCTCTGGTCATTCCATCCTTCAAAAGCACACTTGAAGCCCCACCGGACAAGTTGATAGCTTTGCAACCACGGTTGGTACTAGCCACCAAGCAACCTTCAGTGGTGGCCATGGGGACTGAGAATTCTCTTCCATCAAGCAGAAGAGGCCCAGCAATCCCAACAGGAATGGTGACATACCCAATTGGCATTTCACAGCATTGACCCAAAATGGACTCGTAATCGAAACCCTCCAATGGCAAACCCTCAAGAGACTTGCCTGTAACTCTCTGCAAAGCCTCCCGCCTAATAGCAGCAGCCCTCTTGCAATCGCCGAGCTTTGACTCGAGTGAATATGAAGGAATGGTTCCGGCAACCACAGCCTTGATAATCTCCTCATCTTCTGCAGTCGGTGGGGGTGTCTCGGTCACCGGCctttcatcaaacaccttcGGTGCAACTTTAGGGGCAATCTGGGGAACCGGGCACTCGAGGGCTTGGCCGCAAGGGACCACGCgaacatcttcttcttcttcgtccttGAGAGCTGGGGTCTGAACGAAATCGATGCCGAAGAAGGCGAGGAGGTAGACGAAGGAGGCAACCAAGACCAGAATGGAGACGAGCTCAGAGAGATTGAGGATGTGGAGAGGCGTGTTGGAACGGATCTTCTCACGCCAGCTGGTGAGCAGGAAGTAGGCGACGGAGAAAAAGAGAGTGAAGAAGACGGCGTTGGTGAGGTAGAGCGGCAGAGGCAAGGCGTCGGAGGCCTTGACGACTTTGGTCTCCTCATCGTCGACGAACTTGACTTTCGTTTTCACGGGCTTGTTGCCTCCCTTGCCGGTAGCGTGCTCCATCTCAATGCGCCGGGATCGGACGGAGGAGATCGGAGATCGGATCGGAAAAGGAGGAGGGACTGAATGCTGGTGTGAAGGGGTCTTGGGTGCAATTTATGTAGAGAAGGTGGTCAGGGTTGAGTTACGGTTTGACTGATTTGGGTCGAGCGCGTTTAATAGTCAAATGAAGACAGAGGCGTTGTTTATTGGGTAGAGCTATTTCCTGGCTTTTTCGTACTCCACCATGTGATAATGTGATatgtctcttctttttcttctctccatCTCCGACTTTGTTGATTTGTGGTGGTGGTTATGGAAGCCAGGCTAGGCTAGATTGTCTGTAGTGAAAGCCAGCTTATGATGGGGTAGAGGGGTCGTGTATTTGCGGTTTATAATTGTGTCGTGTTCAAACTAACACAGTATTAAACAACTAGGTTGGCAGAACGAGGAGGGCAACGGTGTTAACGACATCAAGACTCTGTTGCACGCATGTGGTGCCATGACTGCCATCGAGGTGAGCTTCCAACTCCGGGAATGTAACAAAGTTGGCTACGGTTCAGataaatttgaagtaaaaataaagatttgacTGTGGTGAAGTATGACCAAAATGACTCGTATAATTGATTGTTGACGTTCTTAATAGTTGAAACCCTTCTACTCACTAATGAAAGGTTATCAGTAGGGGTCACCATTTGGCCCTTCGGctctaagcccgcccggcccttgcattagggtgGGCCGACCcaaccctttctcaaatagggtagggtaagggccaTGTAATTGAAACTCGGCTCGGCCCTTCGGCTCTACCCGTTTGAGCCTGTTAGggctaagcccggcccggccctctaGTCCCGCCCGTTTAAACcctaatattttctattttttctattttaaaaataaattttttttttctatagcatacaacttatctcttttttggtaattgatttcctaagctttattttctttaattcttgtttcctttgttaaataaaaattaatttagagatttataaagataattaattaaatataacctcattaactaatatttataaatgttataacttataagttaatctcaatatatatatatatatattaaatatgatcaacaaaaaacaatgagtcttatattgcctatatgacCATGGAGTCACCttttaaggaaaaaagaataatgtatttctttttgttaaacaaattaaagccATTTTAGGCCAATTTCGGCCCTATTTTGCCCTATTTGGAAGGCCGGCCGGACCCAGCCCTTTTGGCCCTAGTGACTCGGGCTTTttgggcgggtaagggttagcatatttaagccttgaccctaaattttgttgactttgactaggcccggcctgACCCTACCCTAAGccttaaaatttagggtagagCCGGCCCTAGCCCTGCCCATGATGACACCTAGTTATCAGTTtggattttcattttatatcCTTCTTCGTTGTTTTTAACACCATATATTATTGATTTCAGTGAGAAAATAAcactatacatttttttttgaaggataATATATAAATTCCCCTAGGATCATATACAAACATTGATCAAAGTGTAATAGATGATGGACAGAAGAAGGAAACTGACTACACTAAATACTATTTTGAGATAAAGTCTGACCTAGATGAGCAAAATGGTCAAAACCATATTTGCCTCTCCCTATACATGAGTGAAGAAGATATTGATAAAATGAGAGGAAAGATgattgatatcctccaatagagTGAAGATTCTCCACGACACCTTGTAGATATGATTGATcatcttaattagtaataagGAGTCACCTTCAACTTGAAGATTTGGTATTTGGAGTCGACTTGCCCAGAGTAAGCCGGTCTTCAATCCAATCGACTCTGCTTGAAGAATTGAAGCAAAGCCAATAGGAATCGAACTTGCACAAATGGCAATTCCATTTTGATCTCTAATGACGAAACCAGCGAAAGCTTTACCATCGCTATTAACTGATCCATCAAAATTTAGTTTGTAGTAATTGGGTGAATGAGGTCGCCAACCAATCAtagttgtttgttttcttttgaaagACCATATTGAGATGTTATTAGCTTCCCAAAAGTCAGTAAGAAAAGTTTTAATATGAGTCATAACACTATACATGTAATTTCATATTTCCAGGTGATTTTTAAGCCCTATATCTTTCTTATTTGATTTCTTAGAGGTTTAAGAAAATATAATCACTACGATTTTTAATCCTCTCTTCTTCGTAGAAAACATAAATGACCCCCTTTTCctgtttttgatttttctttctgGAGGAGTGCAGATACATGATCTTGATAAACCATATCATTCAAatgattcaaattcaaattgaagCTGTTTCTTATCATCTGTTTAGATTCAAGTATCTCACCCTTCTTAtcttgtattttgaattctagaaTATTTTCTGTTATGATAGAGTTGAATTCTGTTTTGATATTGTAATCATCTAGGACTTTAATCATGTAAATGACTATAAATACAATCATACTGAGCTTGACTTCTCAAGCCATTCAACACAAACTTTATTCactttatggtatcagagcgggttacccacgtgtgcgtgcctaacggccacacgggcttcacgtcacccaagttgtccacgtgtatgtcttgaaaattcgccacacgtgcgggggcgtgttgagaatatatacatcccacatgggaaaaatgggacattgcctatgagtttataagggtttgggccactccatccattgccaattggttttggatgtgaaccccagattactttatcatggtatcaagagCCATTTAGTCTCacgaccaattttttttttctctcccgaAAATCCAAATGGCCTCCACTTcctccaccacctcctccaccacctcctccaccaTTGCTCCCATATCGTCCACCACCGCCCCTTCCGTATCAAGCTTTATGACTATCAAGCTTGATCGCTCCAACTACGTCCTCTGGCTTGCCCAATTGGTTCCTGTCCTCCGTAGCAGAGGTCTCATGGGCATTGTTGACGGCTCAACTCCTTGCCCTCCATGCTTCATCAAAGATAAAGATGGTAAACTCACTGATGAAGTCAACCCCGAGTACGAACCCTGGCTGCAACAAGATCAAATGATCTTGGGATGGATCAACACAT
Coding sequences:
- the LOC112169394 gene encoding 3-hydroxy-3-methylglutaryl-coenzyme A reductase 1, translated to MEHATGKGGNKPVKTKVKFVDDEETKVVKASDALPLPLYLTNAVFFTLFFSVAYFLLTSWREKIRSNTPLHILNLSELVSILVLVASFVYLLAFFGIDFVQTPALKDEEEEDVRVVPCGQALECPVPQIAPKVAPKVFDERPVTETPPPTAEDEEIIKAVVAGTIPSYSLESKLGDCKRAAAIRREALQRVTGKSLEGLPLEGFDYESILGQCCEMPIGYVTIPVGIAGPLLLDGREFSVPMATTEGCLVASTNRGCKAINLSGGASSVLLKDGMTRAPVVRFNSAKRAAELKFFMEDPDNYETISMVFNKSSRFGRLQTVKCAVAGKNLYMRFCCSTGDAMGMNMVSKGVQNVLDFLQNDFPDMDVIGISGNYCSDKKPAAVNWIEGRGKSVVCEAVIKGDIVTKVLKTNVAALVELNMLKNLTGSAIAGALGGFNAHASNIVSAVYLATGQDPAQNIESSHCITMMEAINDAKDLHVSVTMPSIEVGTVGGGTQLASQSACLNLLGVKGANREAPGSNARQLASVVAGAVLAGELSLMSAIAAGQLVKSHMKYNRSSKDVTAVAAA